ATTGCATGTTCTAGCGCATACTCGGAAATATCGACGCCTTGTATATTGAGTTTCGGTATTGCATTGAGCAAATCATATAACATGAAGCCTTTGGCACAGCCCACATCTAATACTCGACTACTTTCTTGAAGAGAAAAATGACTAATAAAATCAGGTACAACTGGTTGCCAAAAACGAGGGTGATAACTGAATCCCCCGTAGCCATGCTCTCGATCCCCGTCAAAAAACTCTTTACCAAATTGGCGAGCTATCGCTCGGACTGCATCGGTTTTTGATTCCAGCCTACCTGATAAATCACGCTTGGATTTTGGATAATTGTGTAATAAGTCTATTTCTCGTCCCATCACTGTACTCGCTATGGTTTGTGAACATATTCTTTGGGTAACGTTTTTAGGACATCTAATTTGTTTTTAGCCCACCCAATGGTTCTATCTAGCCCATTATCTAGGGAAACTTGGCTTTGCCAGCCCAGTTCTGATTTGAGTTTTGTGTTATCTAGTAGATATGCGGCATCTTTCCCCAAACGATCTTCACTGACATGACAGACTTGCTCGAAAGGCGTGTTAAGCATCTCGCAAATTCGCATAACAAGCGCACGGACGGTGATGTTTTCAGATGTAGAAATATGATAAATATCGCCAGTATTACCTTGTTCGCCGATTAACTGAGTGGCATGTGATACGTCATCCATATGAATAAACGAACGAGTTGAGTGCCCCCCTCCGTGAAGTGGGAAGGTTTCGTTATTCAGCACGCTATAAATTGTTTTGGGAATGATCCGATAAAGTTGTTGCCCTTCACCAAAAACATTGGCAGCGCGCGTAAATACAACTGGAAAATCATAAACCTCATTAAAGGTGTGTAAACTCATATCTGCGGCGGCTCTAGAAACCGCATATGGGGTACTTGGATGATAGCTCGTCGATTCAGTCACCAACCCAGAGCATGAGCCGTAAACTTCAGGTGTTGATATATGAATGTATTTTTCAAGACCGTCATATTGTCGTAATGCATTGTGAAACTGAACGGTTGAGACGGTATTTGTCATGAACCAGTGCTCAGGATGCTGCCAGCTTTGACCAACCATACTTTGGGCGGCAAAGTTATATATGTAGCGTACTTTGTGCTGCTTGATTAATGACATGATTTCATCAAGATGATGGTTTAGATCAAGCTGATGAAATGTCACTAAATCTAGGTTTTTATGCCATTTATAGGGCAGCAGTGCTTCATTAGGTTCGAGGGAACGGCTGGCTGCGATTACCTCTAATCCTTGCTTTATCAAATGAGAACAAAATGAGGCGCCAGAGAAGGAGTTGCTACCAAGTACAAGAATAGGTGAATTACTCATAATTTATTTCTCACTGCGTTGTATGCTTTCATCTAGCTGTTGGAATTGAGTCAAAAGGTTATCGAATGAATCATCCATCCAAGCATTGATTTGAAATTGGTTGTCATTGAAAAAATGATTCTCACCAACTTTGAAAAAGAAATTTTGATTGGTGCGTTCTGACAGGTTAGGGATGGCATTACTTTGTCTGCGAAAAATAATTGAGCGCGCGCCTTTTAGATAACTAATTGAATACAGGGGGCCGTTTTCTATCCCCATATTGATATAGGCGCTTTGGTACAGTGCTAATCGCAAATGCACATCGATGGAAGCAGCAGGGTAAGTTGGAATGTGACTGAACTCCGATGGTAGTGGTTGACCCATCGCATAGGTGTCACGAATGATTAGAGGATAGAAGCCTTTGCCTTGCAAAGTTTGTGCGAATCTAAGCCAGTCTGATAGTTTGCTATTTCGGTACTCTGGATTTGCGTCATATTCTCTCAAAGTGAGTGTGATTAACTTTTTGCCCTGAGTATAATGTCTCATGTAGTCTTCAATGATTTTTTGTGCTTGCTTAGGGGGAGTCAGTACACTTAAATTTGCGTTTTCTTCGACCAACCGTTTTAGTAATTTAAAGTCTCCAGCGGGCTGGCGGTTATTCTGAAAATAATTGTCGGGGTAAGTGACCACATTTAAAGCTTGGTAAACTTCTATTTGATTCCGATTCAAAGGCTGTTCTACGGAAATGCAGCTGGGTAGGCATGAGAGCATGGGCTTTACTACTTTCTCTAAACGCCATTGCGTATCATCTTTGGTGTGGAAAACATTTACACCAGCATCACTGTCGTTCCAGCTAGGCAGTACAATAAATTGAATGTACTGCTTGTTTTGTTTTAAACGTTCTTGTTCAGCTAAAATGATAAAGGTGATCACGTCAAAGCACGGCAAGTTATAGGCGAGATCGTAAATAGCGTATAACGTGGAGTCTGTGCAGATCGAGTTTGTAAGTAAGCTATCACAGGGGACTAGCTGTTCACGCATATGATTGAAGAAGAAGCATTTGCTGATATCAACATGAATGCTTTTGAGTGACTTTAAAATGTCTTGTACAAACTCTGAGCAAATGACGACGCGTGAGATTGAGGTTGGATCTAACTGGGCTAAGTCTTCCAGTGAGTGTGCTAATTGACCTTGGTATTCTTCCTTGCCATAAGTACAAGCAAATACGTTGTTACCGTGATTAAACTCAGACTTCATGAACATATCGGTAGAAGATGTAATACCATATACTACGGTTAGCATTAAGACTCCTGTAATATCAGTTGATGAAGTGATTGCATTAAAATGTGGCCAAGAATGACCTGCATATCTTCAGATACTTGCATGTCATCGATATTGAAATGAAAGGGCAAATCTAGCCGCGGTTTTGCCCCGCCTCCGCTATAACCTAAAATACCGACGGTCATCATTTTAAGGTGCTTGGCTTGTTCAATTGCATTGATGATATTTGAGGAGTTACCACTGCCGGACAAAACAAGTAAAATATCTTTCTCACTCGCTTTTACCTTCAGCTGGTGGCTAAAAATATTCTCATAGCCAATATCATTGCCTAAGCACGTTAAAACTGAGCTATTTGCACTCAGTGCTTCAACTTTTAATGCATCACCAGAGGGGCAAATACCAAACGTAAAGTCATTGGCTAAATGAATCGCATTGGCCGCTGAGCCACCATTTCCGCAGATGTACAACGTGCCAGAACGTTTGCGCATTGACATCAAAGCACGAGTAAAACTTTTTATGTCTTGGTGGTTGAGTTGTTGCAATACCAAACTCAAATTATTGACATACTCTTGCGTAATAGTGTCCACGATTGAAATATCAGGTAATTTTGGTAGTGCATTGTGTGAACTCATTTTAATACTTCCTGTTGCATCCACTTCAGGTTGTAGTAGCGGTCTTGGTTGGATAACTTGCCTTCGTGAAACGCTGAAGCAATTTCATCAATGGCAATTGAGACACTTTTTTTAGGCTTGAAACCCGTAGCCAGCAATTTGTCTGAGTTAATGCGATAGCATCGGGGGTCATTTGATGGAGTAACTTCGATTTTACAATCGACTTTCTGTTGGACCATTTTGGCAATATCCATAATGGATATGTTTTCAAAACCAGCGTTGAAGATTCCGCTGGTCTTTGTGGGGTTTTCCAGCATAAATACATAGAGATCTGTGATGTCGTCTATATGTATATTTGGCCTTACTTGCGCGCCCCCAAATACGGTAATCAAGCCGTTGCATAATGCTTGCATGGTTAGCATATTCACTGAAACGTCAAGACGCATGCGATCAGACAAACCACATACTGTTGCAGGACGAACGATTTGCACTGCCATATCATTGGCGTAGCTCATTAAGACCCGCTCTGCGACCATTTTCGTTTTGTTATATTCAGAAATCGGCTCTAGCGGTAAATCTTCTGTTACTTGAAGTTCGTCTTTGACGCCATAGACACTGCCAGATGAGGCATAAATGAACTGCTCAATGCCAGCGCGTTTTGCCTTATCTGCGAGTTGCATGGTGGCAAGCGCACTGACTTCCCAAGTCAACTTAGGGTCGAGGTCCCCACATGGGTCGTTTGCTATAGACGCTAGGTGGATGATGCTGTCTATGCCTTGAAGGTTGATGTCAGATGTATGCCTAACATCTCCTTTTACTACGGTGAGATTTTCATGTTGTGGTAAAAAGTTACCGAACCACTGTGTATCGAGTGCAACGACTTTATAGCCTTTATCAAGAAGTTTAGGGACAAGCCTTGTACCTTTATAACCCGTTGCACCTGTGACTAAAATATTTTTTTGTATCATCAATATGTTCCCGAGCTAAACTGCGTGTAAACTATAAGTCAATTTTACGTTAATTCATAGTGGGTTACGTCCTTTTTTGCTCCACATGCTTATTTATATCGGCAAGTTCGGGGTGTTTCTTGAGCGTTTTTATTAGTAATTCATAAGAAAAGTTAAATTTATGTTCCATTTTTAGGTATATTTGCTTAATCGCTTTGTAATCATCAGGCTCATCAAGCGTGAGTCTGTAATGGCTGTAGTCATGTTCTGCGCTGAATGTATACTGGCTACAAGAGTTAAATTTGCAGATACCAAGAGTGACATGCTCACGATCGCTTGGCGTACTTGCTTTGTTGTGTGTATCTTCGAGCAGCTTGAATGTAAATGCACTGCAGTCTAGCCCTCTAGGGTAGCCGCTATGAGGTCCTAAGTTGACGAGATCGTACTGTCCTTCTTGGTGTTTATCTATGACCTTTTGACAAAGCGATTCATCGATAAGCGGACAGTCACTGGTCAATCTGACAATGGTTGTGTCTTTAGTCGCACCAAATTTTTTCGCTGCATGGTAATACCTTGCAAGTACGTCCTCCGTACTGCCTCGGTAATAAGGTATTTGCAGCTGATCGCATAAATCAGTAATGGGCTTTTCTGAACCATCATCGGTAGTGGCGATAATGACGTGTTTTTTTAGATGGGGTAATCGCTCCATCATGACTTGCAGTACAGGCAAGTTACACAACTCCATCATCACTTTACCTGGTAGTCTTGTCGATGTCATACGTGCTTGAATAATAATCTGAATATTGTTCATAATGTATTGTTATTGAAGATAAAACATTGGTTTCATAGTATAGTGGTGGCTGTTTATAAGTAAAGTCGGTGTCTCCTCCTTTCAAATTAAGACAAGCACATTGACCATATCGGTCTAAAATTTGCTTAAACTATTGAATAAAATATAAATACACTGGGAGCTGCAATTGAAATTAGAAAGTGGTGGTTTTTACGTTTACGGTGCCAGTCATTATGGGCAAGCACTTCTACGTTATCTTGAAAAAATTGATCTTTTACCATTGGCGATATTGGATCGTGCCCCTAGATTCGACAGCTACTGTGGTGTACCTGTTGAAGTGTTTGGAGATCAAGAGTTTGCTACTGATTTACCAGTCTTGGTGACCATTTTGGGATTTGCTGGTGTCACTGAATCCATTGAGGCTAAAGGGTTTACCAATATTGTTGAGACATTAGATGTATTTGCTGCGTTTCCAGAATCTTTGACAAACTTAAACGAGTGCGGTGTTTTATGGATGCAAGCGCCCGCCTCAAGTCAAGTTAATGTTAGTAAATGCGAGCAATTAGCACCATTATGGGCCGATGCTACTTCAAAGCAACTTTTTGATAAGATCGTACGTTATCGCTCAAACCCGAGTGCAGAAGATTATGCATTACCTGAGCAGTACGAGATGTATTTCCCGCCGCAAGTTAAAGGCCTATACGATTATCCGCAACTGAATGTATTAGACGTGGGCATATATGATGGGGATACGTTTGCTGGTTTTTATCAACGCTATGGCGAAAGAATTGAGAAATATACCGGTGTAGAAATCTGTGTGAGCAATGTAGAAAAGCTTAAAGCTAGATTGAAAAGTATGTCATTGCCAGAAGATTTTATTGCCGTTGAAAGGGTCGCAGTGGGTTTGCCTGCAAATGCAGCTTTAGTTGTAAATGAGAACGCATCAGCGTCCACAGTAGAAGTGGTATTTGACGAACAAGTAGACAGTGAGCATACCGTAGAGGCTGCTGATCTAGGTGAGTTGATGAACAGGGTGCAGTGCAATATTTTGAAAATGGATATTGAAGGTGCGGACTATGACGCATTGGTTCAAGCGCAGCACTATATCAGTGCTAATGAACCAACGTTGGCATTGTCTCTTTACCATAGGCCACAAGATTTATGGGAAATTCCATTATTAATAGAAAACTTTGCACCCGGAAAGTATGATTTCTATCTACGCCAAGAAGGACACTGGTATTTAGAGACGCAATTTTATGCCGTGCCTAAGAGCCTGTAACTGATTGAAATATAACAATGGCGCTCGAAAAGCGAGAATAATATGAAGTTTAAAAAGTCATTTGAAATTAACGGCCACCAAGTCGGCCATGATTTTCCATGTTACGTCATTGCTGAAATGTCAGCGAATCATGGACAATCGCTCAGTAAAGCGAAAGAGTTGGTACATGCAGCAAAAGAGGCTGGTGCCGATGCGATAAAATTGCAAACTTATACCGCAGATACCCTGACAATGGATTGCAAGTTACCACATTTTGAAGCAACAGGCCCTTGGAAGGGGCAATACTTGCATGACTTGTATAAAGATGCCTACATGCCTTGGGACTTTCATGCAGAGCTATTTGAATTGTCAGCAAAACTTGGGCTAACTTGTTTTTCATCGCCATTTGATAAGACGGCTGTAGACCTATTGCAGCAATTTGATGCACCTGCATACAAGATTGCTTCTCCTGAGCTGATTGACCATCAATTGATACGGGATGTTGCAGCGACGAAAAAACCAGTGATCATGTCTACTGGTGGCGCCACGCTGACAGAAATTGCCGAAGCCGTTAAAGTTGCTGAAGATGCGGGTATTGAAGCGTTGGCATTAATGAAGTGCACGAGCACGTATCCTGCGCCTGCAGAGTCGATAAATCTGAGAACAATTCCACATATGCGTGATGCGTTTGGTTGTCCTGTTGGGCTGTCGGATCACACGCTTGGGAATGATGTACCTTTAGCGTCGGTTGCAGTTGGCGCATGTATGATTGAAAAGCACTTCGTATTAGATAAAAAAGACAATACCGCAGATAGTTTTTTCTCAATGACCCCCGATGAGTTAAAGGCGTTGGTACATGGTGTGCGTCAAATTGAAAAAGCCATGGGCACGGTACACTATCCTAGCGAGGCGTCAAAAGCTCGTCGCTGTGTATACATTGTGAAAGATATCAAAGCGAATGAGGTACTGACTGCTGAGCATTTAAGACAAATGAGACCCGGTGGAGGTGAGATTATGCCAAAAGAGTTGCCTAACCTGATTGGTCGTCGTGTTAATAAAGCGCTAACTTGTGGAGCACAGTTGAGCTGGGAGGATTTACAATAATGGCTACTAGAGAGTCTTTACTTGACTACATCCAGCAATTCTTGGAGGAGCGAGGAGTGCTATTGGCTTCCTCTTCGCTCGAAAGCTATAACTTT
This genomic window from Pseudoalteromonas luteoviolacea contains:
- a CDS encoding NAD-dependent epimerase/dehydratase family protein, with the protein product MSNSPILVLGSNSFSGASFCSHLIKQGLEVIAASRSLEPNEALLPYKWHKNLDLVTFHQLDLNHHLDEIMSLIKQHKVRYIYNFAAQSMVGQSWQHPEHWFMTNTVSTVQFHNALRQYDGLEKYIHISTPEVYGSCSGLVTESTSYHPSTPYAVSRAAADMSLHTFNEVYDFPVVFTRAANVFGEGQQLYRIIPKTIYSVLNNETFPLHGGGHSTRSFIHMDDVSHATQLIGEQGNTGDIYHISTSENITVRALVMRICEMLNTPFEQVCHVSEDRLGKDAAYLLDNTKLKSELGWQSQVSLDNGLDRTIGWAKNKLDVLKTLPKEYVHKP
- a CDS encoding NAD-dependent epimerase/dehydratase family protein, which translates into the protein MIQKNILVTGATGYKGTRLVPKLLDKGYKVVALDTQWFGNFLPQHENLTVVKGDVRHTSDINLQGIDSIIHLASIANDPCGDLDPKLTWEVSALATMQLADKAKRAGIEQFIYASSGSVYGVKDELQVTEDLPLEPISEYNKTKMVAERVLMSYANDMAVQIVRPATVCGLSDRMRLDVSVNMLTMQALCNGLITVFGGAQVRPNIHIDDITDLYVFMLENPTKTSGIFNAGFENISIMDIAKMVQQKVDCKIEVTPSNDPRCYRINSDKLLATGFKPKKSVSIAIDEIASAFHEGKLSNQDRYYNLKWMQQEVLK
- the pseI gene encoding pseudaminic acid synthase; this encodes MKFKKSFEINGHQVGHDFPCYVIAEMSANHGQSLSKAKELVHAAKEAGADAIKLQTYTADTLTMDCKLPHFEATGPWKGQYLHDLYKDAYMPWDFHAELFELSAKLGLTCFSSPFDKTAVDLLQQFDAPAYKIASPELIDHQLIRDVAATKKPVIMSTGGATLTEIAEAVKVAEDAGIEALALMKCTSTYPAPAESINLRTIPHMRDAFGCPVGLSDHTLGNDVPLASVAVGACMIEKHFVLDKKDNTADSFFSMTPDELKALVHGVRQIEKAMGTVHYPSEASKARRCVYIVKDIKANEVLTAEHLRQMRPGGGEIMPKELPNLIGRRVNKALTCGAQLSWEDLQ
- a CDS encoding cytidylyltransferase domain-containing protein; protein product: MNNIQIIIQARMTSTRLPGKVMMELCNLPVLQVMMERLPHLKKHVIIATTDDGSEKPITDLCDQLQIPYYRGSTEDVLARYYHAAKKFGATKDTTIVRLTSDCPLIDESLCQKVIDKHQEGQYDLVNLGPHSGYPRGLDCSAFTFKLLEDTHNKASTPSDREHVTLGICKFNSCSQYTFSAEHDYSHYRLTLDEPDDYKAIKQIYLKMEHKFNFSYELLIKTLKKHPELADINKHVEQKRT
- a CDS encoding SIS domain-containing protein, which encodes MSSHNALPKLPDISIVDTITQEYVNNLSLVLQQLNHQDIKSFTRALMSMRKRSGTLYICGNGGSAANAIHLANDFTFGICPSGDALKVEALSANSSVLTCLGNDIGYENIFSHQLKVKASEKDILLVLSGSGNSSNIINAIEQAKHLKMMTVGILGYSGGGAKPRLDLPFHFNIDDMQVSEDMQVILGHILMQSLHQLILQES
- a CDS encoding class I SAM-dependent methyltransferase, which produces MGREIDLLHNYPKSKRDLSGRLESKTDAVRAIARQFGKEFFDGDREHGYGGFSYHPRFWQPVVPDFISHFSLQESSRVLDVGCAKGFMLYDLLNAIPKLNIQGVDISEYALEHAIPEVKPFVSKACASDLPFENNSFDAVISINTIHNLEEDACAQALQEIERVCAGNSFVTVDAYRNDDEKKRMEAWNLTAKTMKHVDEWKSFFNKVGYSGDYYWFIP
- a CDS encoding FkbM family methyltransferase, with product MKLESGGFYVYGASHYGQALLRYLEKIDLLPLAILDRAPRFDSYCGVPVEVFGDQEFATDLPVLVTILGFAGVTESIEAKGFTNIVETLDVFAAFPESLTNLNECGVLWMQAPASSQVNVSKCEQLAPLWADATSKQLFDKIVRYRSNPSAEDYALPEQYEMYFPPQVKGLYDYPQLNVLDVGIYDGDTFAGFYQRYGERIEKYTGVEICVSNVEKLKARLKSMSLPEDFIAVERVAVGLPANAALVVNENASASTVEVVFDEQVDSEHTVEAADLGELMNRVQCNILKMDIEGADYDALVQAQHYISANEPTLALSLYHRPQDLWEIPLLIENFAPGKYDFYLRQEGHWYLETQFYAVPKSL